From Pan paniscus chromosome 9, NHGRI_mPanPan1-v2.0_pri, whole genome shotgun sequence, the proteins below share one genomic window:
- the SYVN1 gene encoding E3 ubiquitin-protein ligase synoviolin isoform X3, translated as MFRTAVMMAASLALTGAVVAHAYYLKHQFYPTVVYLTKSSPSMAVLYIQAFVLVFLLGKVMGKVFFGQLRAAEMEHLLERSWYAVTETCLAFTVFRDDFSPRFVALFTLLLFLKCFHWLAEDRVDFMERSPNISWLFHCRIVSLMFLLGILDFLFVSHAYHSILTRGASVQLVFGFEYAILMTMVLTIFIKYVLHSVDLQSENPWDNKAVYMLYTELFTGFIKVLLYMAFMTIMIKVHTFPLFAIRPMYLAMRQFKKAVTDAIMSRRAIRNMNTLYPDATPEELQAMDNVCIICREEMVTGAKRLPCNHIFHTSCLRSWFQRQQTCPTCRMDVLRASLPAQSPPPPEPADQGPPPAPHPPPLLPQPPNFPQGLLPPFPPGMFPLWPPMGPFPPVPPPPSSGEAVAPPSTSAAALSRPSGAATTTAAGTSAAAASASATASGPGSGSAPEAGPAPGFPFPPPWMGMPLPPPFAFPPMPVPPAGFAGLTPEELRALEGHERQHLEARLQSLRNIHTLLDAAMLQINQYLTVLASLGPPRPATSVSSTEETATTVVAAASSTSIPSSEATTPTPGASPPAPEMERPPGRCDWPPAGGAGNFSRFHFQSLCPQLLSQWAQRRCLRMESPMQQSSAGAACRSWSLLLPTDTAPAQPQPLLF; from the exons ATGTTCCGCACGGCAGTGATGATGGCGGCCAGCCTGGCGCTGACCggggctgtggtggctcacgcctactaCCTCAAACACCAGTTCTACCCCACTGTGGTGTACCTGACCAAGTCCAGCCCCAGCATGGCA GTCCTGTACATCCAGGCCTTTGTCCTTGTCTTCCTTCTGGGCAAGGTGATGGGCAAGGTGTTCTTTGGGCAACTGAGGGCAGCAGAGATGGAG CACCTTCTGGAACGTTCCTGGTACGCCGTCACAGAGACTTGTCTGGCCTTCACCGTTTTTCGGGATGACTTCAGCCCCCGCTTTGTTGCACTCTTcactcttcttctcttcctcaaaTGTTTCCACTGGCTGGCTGAGGACCGTGTGGACTTT ATGGAACGCAGCCCCAACATCTCCTGGCTCTTTCACTGCCGCATTGTCT CTCTTATGTTCCTCCTGGGCATCCTGGACTTCCTCTTCGTCAGCCACGCCTATCACAGCATCCTGACCCGTGGGGCTTCTGTGCAGCTGGTGTTTGGCTTTGAG TATGCCATCCTGATGACGATGGTGCTCACCATCTTCATCAAGTATGTGCTGCACTCCGTGGACCTCCAGAGTGAGAACCCCTGGGACAACAAGGCTGTGTACATGCTCTACACAGAGCTGTTTACAG GCTTCATCAAGGTTCTGCTGTACATGGCCTTCATGACCATCATGATCAAGGTGCACACCTTCCCACTCTTTGCCATCCGGCCCATGTACCTGGCCATGAG ACAGTTCAAGAAAGCTGTGACAGATGCCATCATGTCTCGCCGAGCTATCCGCAACATGAACACCCT GTATCCAGATGCCACCCCAGAGGAGCTCCAGGCAATGGACAATGTCTGCATCATCTGCCGAGAAGAGATGGTGACTGGTGCCAAGAGACTGCCCTGCAACCACATTTTCCATACCAG CTGCCTGCGCTCCTGGTTCCAGCGGCAGCAGACCTGCCCCACCTGCCGTATGGATGTCCTTCGTGCATCGCTGCCAGCGCAGTCACCACCACCCCCGGAGCCTGCGGATCAGGggccaccccctgccccccaccccccaccactcttgcctcagccccccaact TCCCCCAGGGCCTCCTGCCTCCTTTTCCTCCAGGCATGTTCCCACTGTGGCCCCCCATGGGCCCCTTTCCACCTGTCCCGCCTCCCCCCAGCTCAGGAGAGGCTGTGGCTCCTCCATCCACCAGTGCAG CAGCCCTTTCTCGGCCCAGTGGAGCAGCTACAACCACAGCTGCTGGCAccagtgctgctgctgcttctgcttctgccacAGCATCTGGCCCAGGCTCTGGCTCTGCCCCAGAGGCTGGCCCTGCCCCTggtttccccttccctcctccctggaTGGGTATGCCCCTGCCTCCACCCTTTG ccttccccccAATGCCCGTGCCCCCTGCGGGCTTTGCTGGGCTGACCCCAGAGGAGCTACGAGCTCTGGAGGGCCATGAGCGGCAGCACCTGGAGGCCCGGCTGCAGAGCCTGCGTAACATCCACACATTGCTGGACGCCGCCATGCTGCAGATCAACCAGTACCTCACCGTGCTGGCCTCCTTGGG GCCCCCCCGGCCTGCCACTTCAGTCAGCTCCACTGAGGAGACTGCCACTACAGTTGTTGCTGCTGCCTCCTCCACCAGCATCCCTAGCTCAGAGGCCACGACCCCAACCCCAGGAGCCTCCCCACCAGCCCCTGAAATGGAAAGGCCTCCAGGTAGGTGTGATTGGCCTCCAGCCGGGGGAGCAGGGAACTTCTCTAGGTTCCACTTCCAGTCTCTCTGTCCCCAGCTCCTGAGTCAGTGGGCACAGAGGAGATGCCTGAGGATGGAGAGCCCGATGCAGCAGAGCTCCGCCGGCGCCGCCTGCAGAAGCTGGAGTCTCCTGTTGCCCACTGACactgccccagcccagccccagcccctgctctTTTGA
- the SYVN1 gene encoding E3 ubiquitin-protein ligase synoviolin isoform X1 translates to MFRTAVMMAASLALTGAVVAHAYYLKHQFYPTVVYLTKSSPSMAVLYIQAFVLVFLLGKVMGKVFFGQLRAAEMEHLLERSWYAVTETCLAFTVFRDDFSPRFVALFTLLLFLKCFHWLAEDRVDFMERSPNISWLFHCRIVSLMFLLGILDFLFVSHAYHSILTRGASVQLVFGFEYAILMTMVLTIFIKYVLHSVDLQSENPWDNKAVYMLYTELFTGFIKVLLYMAFMTIMIKVHTFPLFAIRPMYLAMRQFKKAVTDAIMSRRAIRNMNTLYPDATPEELQAMDNVCIICREEMVTGAKRLPCNHIFHTSCLRSWFQRQQTCPTCRMDVLRASLPAQSPPPPEPADQGPPPAPHPPPLLPQPPNFPQGLLPPFPPGMFPLWPPMGPFPPVPPPPSSGEAVAPPSTSAAALSRPSGAATTTAAGTSAAAASASATASGPGSGSAPEAGPAPGFPFPPPWMGMPLPPPFAFPPMPVPPAGFAGLTPEELRALEGHERQHLEARLQSLRNIHTLLDAAMLQINQYLTVLASLGHWGHKGTSFYTLFCKAHQGQENLPNLGCQGQARLSSLLFPGPPGLPLQSAPLRRLPLQLLLLPPPPASLAQRPRPQPQEPPHQPLKWKGLQLLSQWAQRRCLRMESPMQQSSAGAACRSWSLLLPTDTAPAQPQPLLF, encoded by the exons ATGTTCCGCACGGCAGTGATGATGGCGGCCAGCCTGGCGCTGACCggggctgtggtggctcacgcctactaCCTCAAACACCAGTTCTACCCCACTGTGGTGTACCTGACCAAGTCCAGCCCCAGCATGGCA GTCCTGTACATCCAGGCCTTTGTCCTTGTCTTCCTTCTGGGCAAGGTGATGGGCAAGGTGTTCTTTGGGCAACTGAGGGCAGCAGAGATGGAG CACCTTCTGGAACGTTCCTGGTACGCCGTCACAGAGACTTGTCTGGCCTTCACCGTTTTTCGGGATGACTTCAGCCCCCGCTTTGTTGCACTCTTcactcttcttctcttcctcaaaTGTTTCCACTGGCTGGCTGAGGACCGTGTGGACTTT ATGGAACGCAGCCCCAACATCTCCTGGCTCTTTCACTGCCGCATTGTCT CTCTTATGTTCCTCCTGGGCATCCTGGACTTCCTCTTCGTCAGCCACGCCTATCACAGCATCCTGACCCGTGGGGCTTCTGTGCAGCTGGTGTTTGGCTTTGAG TATGCCATCCTGATGACGATGGTGCTCACCATCTTCATCAAGTATGTGCTGCACTCCGTGGACCTCCAGAGTGAGAACCCCTGGGACAACAAGGCTGTGTACATGCTCTACACAGAGCTGTTTACAG GCTTCATCAAGGTTCTGCTGTACATGGCCTTCATGACCATCATGATCAAGGTGCACACCTTCCCACTCTTTGCCATCCGGCCCATGTACCTGGCCATGAG ACAGTTCAAGAAAGCTGTGACAGATGCCATCATGTCTCGCCGAGCTATCCGCAACATGAACACCCT GTATCCAGATGCCACCCCAGAGGAGCTCCAGGCAATGGACAATGTCTGCATCATCTGCCGAGAAGAGATGGTGACTGGTGCCAAGAGACTGCCCTGCAACCACATTTTCCATACCAG CTGCCTGCGCTCCTGGTTCCAGCGGCAGCAGACCTGCCCCACCTGCCGTATGGATGTCCTTCGTGCATCGCTGCCAGCGCAGTCACCACCACCCCCGGAGCCTGCGGATCAGGggccaccccctgccccccaccccccaccactcttgcctcagccccccaact TCCCCCAGGGCCTCCTGCCTCCTTTTCCTCCAGGCATGTTCCCACTGTGGCCCCCCATGGGCCCCTTTCCACCTGTCCCGCCTCCCCCCAGCTCAGGAGAGGCTGTGGCTCCTCCATCCACCAGTGCAG CAGCCCTTTCTCGGCCCAGTGGAGCAGCTACAACCACAGCTGCTGGCAccagtgctgctgctgcttctgcttctgccacAGCATCTGGCCCAGGCTCTGGCTCTGCCCCAGAGGCTGGCCCTGCCCCTggtttccccttccctcctccctggaTGGGTATGCCCCTGCCTCCACCCTTTG ccttccccccAATGCCCGTGCCCCCTGCGGGCTTTGCTGGGCTGACCCCAGAGGAGCTACGAGCTCTGGAGGGCCATGAGCGGCAGCACCTGGAGGCCCGGCTGCAGAGCCTGCGTAACATCCACACATTGCTGGACGCCGCCATGCTGCAGATCAACCAGTACCTCACCGTGCTGGCCTCCTTGGG GCACTGGGGCCACAAGGGCACATCATTCTATACTCTGTTCTGCAAGGCTCACCAAGGGCAGGAGAATCTGCCCAACCTTGGATGCCAAGGCCAGGCCCGCCTCTCGTCCCTTCTCTTCCCAGGCCCCCCCGGCCTGCCACTTCAGTCAGCTCCACTGAGGAGACTGCCACTACAGTTGTTGCTGCTGCCTCCTCCACCAGCATCCCTAGCTCAGAGGCCACGACCCCAACCCCAGGAGCCTCCCCACCAGCCCCTGAAATGGAAAGGCCTCCAG CTCCTGAGTCAGTGGGCACAGAGGAGATGCCTGAGGATGGAGAGCCCGATGCAGCAGAGCTCCGCCGGCGCCGCCTGCAGAAGCTGGAGTCTCCTGTTGCCCACTGACactgccccagcccagccccagcccctgctctTTTGA
- the SYVN1 gene encoding E3 ubiquitin-protein ligase synoviolin isoform X2: MFRTAVMMAASLALTGAVVAHAYYLKHQFYPTVVYLTKSSPSMAVLYIQAFVLVFLLGKVMGKVFFGQLRAAEMEHLLERSWYAVTETCLAFTVFRDDFSPRFVALFTLLLFLKCFHWLAEDRVDFMERSPNISWLFHCRIVSLMFLLGILDFLFVSHAYHSILTRGASVQLVFGFEYAILMTMVLTIFIKYVLHSVDLQSENPWDNKAVYMLYTELFTGFIKVLLYMAFMTIMIKVHTFPLFAIRPMYLAMRQFKKAVTDAIMSRRAIRNMNTLYPDATPEELQAMDNVCIICREEMVTGAKRLPCNHIFHTSCLRSWFQRQQTCPTCRMDVLRASLPAQSPPPPEPADQGPPPAPHPPPLLPQPPNFPQGLLPPFPPGMFPLWPPMGPFPPVPPPPSSGEAVAPPSTSAALSRPSGAATTTAAGTSAAAASASATASGPGSGSAPEAGPAPGFPFPPPWMGMPLPPPFAFPPMPVPPAGFAGLTPEELRALEGHERQHLEARLQSLRNIHTLLDAAMLQINQYLTVLASLGHWGHKGTSFYTLFCKAHQGQENLPNLGCQGQARLSSLLFPGPPGLPLQSAPLRRLPLQLLLLPPPPASLAQRPRPQPQEPPHQPLKWKGLQLLSQWAQRRCLRMESPMQQSSAGAACRSWSLLLPTDTAPAQPQPLLF, from the exons ATGTTCCGCACGGCAGTGATGATGGCGGCCAGCCTGGCGCTGACCggggctgtggtggctcacgcctactaCCTCAAACACCAGTTCTACCCCACTGTGGTGTACCTGACCAAGTCCAGCCCCAGCATGGCA GTCCTGTACATCCAGGCCTTTGTCCTTGTCTTCCTTCTGGGCAAGGTGATGGGCAAGGTGTTCTTTGGGCAACTGAGGGCAGCAGAGATGGAG CACCTTCTGGAACGTTCCTGGTACGCCGTCACAGAGACTTGTCTGGCCTTCACCGTTTTTCGGGATGACTTCAGCCCCCGCTTTGTTGCACTCTTcactcttcttctcttcctcaaaTGTTTCCACTGGCTGGCTGAGGACCGTGTGGACTTT ATGGAACGCAGCCCCAACATCTCCTGGCTCTTTCACTGCCGCATTGTCT CTCTTATGTTCCTCCTGGGCATCCTGGACTTCCTCTTCGTCAGCCACGCCTATCACAGCATCCTGACCCGTGGGGCTTCTGTGCAGCTGGTGTTTGGCTTTGAG TATGCCATCCTGATGACGATGGTGCTCACCATCTTCATCAAGTATGTGCTGCACTCCGTGGACCTCCAGAGTGAGAACCCCTGGGACAACAAGGCTGTGTACATGCTCTACACAGAGCTGTTTACAG GCTTCATCAAGGTTCTGCTGTACATGGCCTTCATGACCATCATGATCAAGGTGCACACCTTCCCACTCTTTGCCATCCGGCCCATGTACCTGGCCATGAG ACAGTTCAAGAAAGCTGTGACAGATGCCATCATGTCTCGCCGAGCTATCCGCAACATGAACACCCT GTATCCAGATGCCACCCCAGAGGAGCTCCAGGCAATGGACAATGTCTGCATCATCTGCCGAGAAGAGATGGTGACTGGTGCCAAGAGACTGCCCTGCAACCACATTTTCCATACCAG CTGCCTGCGCTCCTGGTTCCAGCGGCAGCAGACCTGCCCCACCTGCCGTATGGATGTCCTTCGTGCATCGCTGCCAGCGCAGTCACCACCACCCCCGGAGCCTGCGGATCAGGggccaccccctgccccccaccccccaccactcttgcctcagccccccaact TCCCCCAGGGCCTCCTGCCTCCTTTTCCTCCAGGCATGTTCCCACTGTGGCCCCCCATGGGCCCCTTTCCACCTGTCCCGCCTCCCCCCAGCTCAGGAGAGGCTGTGGCTCCTCCATCCACCAGTGCAG CCCTTTCTCGGCCCAGTGGAGCAGCTACAACCACAGCTGCTGGCAccagtgctgctgctgcttctgcttctgccacAGCATCTGGCCCAGGCTCTGGCTCTGCCCCAGAGGCTGGCCCTGCCCCTggtttccccttccctcctccctggaTGGGTATGCCCCTGCCTCCACCCTTTG ccttccccccAATGCCCGTGCCCCCTGCGGGCTTTGCTGGGCTGACCCCAGAGGAGCTACGAGCTCTGGAGGGCCATGAGCGGCAGCACCTGGAGGCCCGGCTGCAGAGCCTGCGTAACATCCACACATTGCTGGACGCCGCCATGCTGCAGATCAACCAGTACCTCACCGTGCTGGCCTCCTTGGG GCACTGGGGCCACAAGGGCACATCATTCTATACTCTGTTCTGCAAGGCTCACCAAGGGCAGGAGAATCTGCCCAACCTTGGATGCCAAGGCCAGGCCCGCCTCTCGTCCCTTCTCTTCCCAGGCCCCCCCGGCCTGCCACTTCAGTCAGCTCCACTGAGGAGACTGCCACTACAGTTGTTGCTGCTGCCTCCTCCACCAGCATCCCTAGCTCAGAGGCCACGACCCCAACCCCAGGAGCCTCCCCACCAGCCCCTGAAATGGAAAGGCCTCCAG CTCCTGAGTCAGTGGGCACAGAGGAGATGCCTGAGGATGGAGAGCCCGATGCAGCAGAGCTCCGCCGGCGCCGCCTGCAGAAGCTGGAGTCTCCTGTTGCCCACTGACactgccccagcccagccccagcccctgctctTTTGA
- the SYVN1 gene encoding E3 ubiquitin-protein ligase synoviolin isoform X5: MFRTAVMMAASLALTGAVVAHAYYLKHQFYPTVVYLTKSSPSMAVLYIQAFVLVFLLGKVMGKVFFGQLRAAEMEHLLERSWYAVTETCLAFTVFRDDFSPRFVALFTLLLFLKCFHWLAEDRVDFMERSPNISWLFHCRIVSLMFLLGILDFLFVSHAYHSILTRGASVQLVFGFEYAILMTMVLTIFIKYVLHSVDLQSENPWDNKAVYMLYTELFTGFIKVLLYMAFMTIMIKVHTFPLFAIRPMYLAMRQFKKAVTDAIMSRRAIRNMNTLYPDATPEELQAMDNVCIICREEMVTGAKRLPCNHIFHTSCLRSWFQRQQTCPTCRMDVLRASLPAQSPPPPEPADQGPPPAPHPPPLLPQPPNFPQGLLPPFPPGMFPLWPPMGPFPPVPPPPSSGEAVAPPSTSAALSRPSGAATTTAAGTSAAAASASATASGPGSGSAPEAGPAPGFPFPPPWMGMPLPPPFAFPPMPVPPAGFAGLTPEELRALEGHERQHLEARLQSLRNIHTLLDAAMLQINQYLTVLASLGPPRPATSVSSTEETATTVVAAASSTSIPSSEATTPTPGASPPAPEMERPPAPESVGTEEMPEDGEPDAAELRRRRLQKLESPVAH; encoded by the exons ATGTTCCGCACGGCAGTGATGATGGCGGCCAGCCTGGCGCTGACCggggctgtggtggctcacgcctactaCCTCAAACACCAGTTCTACCCCACTGTGGTGTACCTGACCAAGTCCAGCCCCAGCATGGCA GTCCTGTACATCCAGGCCTTTGTCCTTGTCTTCCTTCTGGGCAAGGTGATGGGCAAGGTGTTCTTTGGGCAACTGAGGGCAGCAGAGATGGAG CACCTTCTGGAACGTTCCTGGTACGCCGTCACAGAGACTTGTCTGGCCTTCACCGTTTTTCGGGATGACTTCAGCCCCCGCTTTGTTGCACTCTTcactcttcttctcttcctcaaaTGTTTCCACTGGCTGGCTGAGGACCGTGTGGACTTT ATGGAACGCAGCCCCAACATCTCCTGGCTCTTTCACTGCCGCATTGTCT CTCTTATGTTCCTCCTGGGCATCCTGGACTTCCTCTTCGTCAGCCACGCCTATCACAGCATCCTGACCCGTGGGGCTTCTGTGCAGCTGGTGTTTGGCTTTGAG TATGCCATCCTGATGACGATGGTGCTCACCATCTTCATCAAGTATGTGCTGCACTCCGTGGACCTCCAGAGTGAGAACCCCTGGGACAACAAGGCTGTGTACATGCTCTACACAGAGCTGTTTACAG GCTTCATCAAGGTTCTGCTGTACATGGCCTTCATGACCATCATGATCAAGGTGCACACCTTCCCACTCTTTGCCATCCGGCCCATGTACCTGGCCATGAG ACAGTTCAAGAAAGCTGTGACAGATGCCATCATGTCTCGCCGAGCTATCCGCAACATGAACACCCT GTATCCAGATGCCACCCCAGAGGAGCTCCAGGCAATGGACAATGTCTGCATCATCTGCCGAGAAGAGATGGTGACTGGTGCCAAGAGACTGCCCTGCAACCACATTTTCCATACCAG CTGCCTGCGCTCCTGGTTCCAGCGGCAGCAGACCTGCCCCACCTGCCGTATGGATGTCCTTCGTGCATCGCTGCCAGCGCAGTCACCACCACCCCCGGAGCCTGCGGATCAGGggccaccccctgccccccaccccccaccactcttgcctcagccccccaact TCCCCCAGGGCCTCCTGCCTCCTTTTCCTCCAGGCATGTTCCCACTGTGGCCCCCCATGGGCCCCTTTCCACCTGTCCCGCCTCCCCCCAGCTCAGGAGAGGCTGTGGCTCCTCCATCCACCAGTGCAG CCCTTTCTCGGCCCAGTGGAGCAGCTACAACCACAGCTGCTGGCAccagtgctgctgctgcttctgcttctgccacAGCATCTGGCCCAGGCTCTGGCTCTGCCCCAGAGGCTGGCCCTGCCCCTggtttccccttccctcctccctggaTGGGTATGCCCCTGCCTCCACCCTTTG ccttccccccAATGCCCGTGCCCCCTGCGGGCTTTGCTGGGCTGACCCCAGAGGAGCTACGAGCTCTGGAGGGCCATGAGCGGCAGCACCTGGAGGCCCGGCTGCAGAGCCTGCGTAACATCCACACATTGCTGGACGCCGCCATGCTGCAGATCAACCAGTACCTCACCGTGCTGGCCTCCTTGGG GCCCCCCCGGCCTGCCACTTCAGTCAGCTCCACTGAGGAGACTGCCACTACAGTTGTTGCTGCTGCCTCCTCCACCAGCATCCCTAGCTCAGAGGCCACGACCCCAACCCCAGGAGCCTCCCCACCAGCCCCTGAAATGGAAAGGCCTCCAG CTCCTGAGTCAGTGGGCACAGAGGAGATGCCTGAGGATGGAGAGCCCGATGCAGCAGAGCTCCGCCGGCGCCGCCTGCAGAAGCTGGAGTCTCCTGTTGCCCACTGA
- the SYVN1 gene encoding E3 ubiquitin-protein ligase synoviolin isoform X4 yields MFRTAVMMAASLALTGAVVAHAYYLKHQFYPTVVYLTKSSPSMAVLYIQAFVLVFLLGKVMGKVFFGQLRAAEMEHLLERSWYAVTETCLAFTVFRDDFSPRFVALFTLLLFLKCFHWLAEDRVDFMERSPNISWLFHCRIVSLMFLLGILDFLFVSHAYHSILTRGASVQLVFGFEYAILMTMVLTIFIKYVLHSVDLQSENPWDNKAVYMLYTELFTGFIKVLLYMAFMTIMIKVHTFPLFAIRPMYLAMRQFKKAVTDAIMSRRAIRNMNTLYPDATPEELQAMDNVCIICREEMVTGAKRLPCNHIFHTSCLRSWFQRQQTCPTCRMDVLRASLPAQSPPPPEPADQGPPPAPHPPPLLPQPPNFPQGLLPPFPPGMFPLWPPMGPFPPVPPPPSSGEAVAPPSTSAAALSRPSGAATTTAAGTSAAAASASATASGPGSGSAPEAGPAPGFPFPPPWMGMPLPPPFAFPPMPVPPAGFAGLTPEELRALEGHERQHLEARLQSLRNIHTLLDAAMLQINQYLTVLASLGPPRPATSVSSTEETATTVVAAASSTSIPSSEATTPTPGASPPAPEMERPPAPESVGTEEMPEDGEPDAAELRRRRLQKLESPVAH; encoded by the exons ATGTTCCGCACGGCAGTGATGATGGCGGCCAGCCTGGCGCTGACCggggctgtggtggctcacgcctactaCCTCAAACACCAGTTCTACCCCACTGTGGTGTACCTGACCAAGTCCAGCCCCAGCATGGCA GTCCTGTACATCCAGGCCTTTGTCCTTGTCTTCCTTCTGGGCAAGGTGATGGGCAAGGTGTTCTTTGGGCAACTGAGGGCAGCAGAGATGGAG CACCTTCTGGAACGTTCCTGGTACGCCGTCACAGAGACTTGTCTGGCCTTCACCGTTTTTCGGGATGACTTCAGCCCCCGCTTTGTTGCACTCTTcactcttcttctcttcctcaaaTGTTTCCACTGGCTGGCTGAGGACCGTGTGGACTTT ATGGAACGCAGCCCCAACATCTCCTGGCTCTTTCACTGCCGCATTGTCT CTCTTATGTTCCTCCTGGGCATCCTGGACTTCCTCTTCGTCAGCCACGCCTATCACAGCATCCTGACCCGTGGGGCTTCTGTGCAGCTGGTGTTTGGCTTTGAG TATGCCATCCTGATGACGATGGTGCTCACCATCTTCATCAAGTATGTGCTGCACTCCGTGGACCTCCAGAGTGAGAACCCCTGGGACAACAAGGCTGTGTACATGCTCTACACAGAGCTGTTTACAG GCTTCATCAAGGTTCTGCTGTACATGGCCTTCATGACCATCATGATCAAGGTGCACACCTTCCCACTCTTTGCCATCCGGCCCATGTACCTGGCCATGAG ACAGTTCAAGAAAGCTGTGACAGATGCCATCATGTCTCGCCGAGCTATCCGCAACATGAACACCCT GTATCCAGATGCCACCCCAGAGGAGCTCCAGGCAATGGACAATGTCTGCATCATCTGCCGAGAAGAGATGGTGACTGGTGCCAAGAGACTGCCCTGCAACCACATTTTCCATACCAG CTGCCTGCGCTCCTGGTTCCAGCGGCAGCAGACCTGCCCCACCTGCCGTATGGATGTCCTTCGTGCATCGCTGCCAGCGCAGTCACCACCACCCCCGGAGCCTGCGGATCAGGggccaccccctgccccccaccccccaccactcttgcctcagccccccaact TCCCCCAGGGCCTCCTGCCTCCTTTTCCTCCAGGCATGTTCCCACTGTGGCCCCCCATGGGCCCCTTTCCACCTGTCCCGCCTCCCCCCAGCTCAGGAGAGGCTGTGGCTCCTCCATCCACCAGTGCAG CAGCCCTTTCTCGGCCCAGTGGAGCAGCTACAACCACAGCTGCTGGCAccagtgctgctgctgcttctgcttctgccacAGCATCTGGCCCAGGCTCTGGCTCTGCCCCAGAGGCTGGCCCTGCCCCTggtttccccttccctcctccctggaTGGGTATGCCCCTGCCTCCACCCTTTG ccttccccccAATGCCCGTGCCCCCTGCGGGCTTTGCTGGGCTGACCCCAGAGGAGCTACGAGCTCTGGAGGGCCATGAGCGGCAGCACCTGGAGGCCCGGCTGCAGAGCCTGCGTAACATCCACACATTGCTGGACGCCGCCATGCTGCAGATCAACCAGTACCTCACCGTGCTGGCCTCCTTGGG GCCCCCCCGGCCTGCCACTTCAGTCAGCTCCACTGAGGAGACTGCCACTACAGTTGTTGCTGCTGCCTCCTCCACCAGCATCCCTAGCTCAGAGGCCACGACCCCAACCCCAGGAGCCTCCCCACCAGCCCCTGAAATGGAAAGGCCTCCAG CTCCTGAGTCAGTGGGCACAGAGGAGATGCCTGAGGATGGAGAGCCCGATGCAGCAGAGCTCCGCCGGCGCCGCCTGCAGAAGCTGGAGTCTCCTGTTGCCCACTGA